Proteins from one Fragaria vesca subsp. vesca unplaced genomic scaffold, FraVesHawaii_1.0 scf0513070, whole genome shotgun sequence genomic window:
- the LOC101296922 gene encoding uncharacterized protein LOC101296922, with product MVKGRQGDRVRLYVRGTVLGYKRSKSNQYPNTSLIQIENVNTKEEVAWYAGMHLASIYKAKVKKNGSHYRCIEIFTTVIAFEHWFMGFISTYCPLTLYHSLLIKDGQCPEYSGEDQAICAIGLAKSKPGVFVEAIQYLLILATLVQNNVELD from the exons ATGGTGAAAGGTCGTCAAGGAGACCGTGTCAg ACTCTACGTCCGTGGCACCGTCCTCGGATACAAGAG GTCGAAGTCGAACCAGTACCCAAACACGTCCTTGATTCAGATCGAGAACGTCAACACCAAGGAGGAGGTGGCCTGGTACGCCGGGATGCATCTGGCTTCCATTTACAAGGCTAAGGTAAAGAAGAACGGCAGCCACTACCGCTGCATAGAAATATTTACTACGGTTATAGCTTTTGAACACTGGTTCATGGGTTTTATCTCTACCTACTGTCCATTAACACTCTATCATTCTTTGTTGATCAAGGATGGACAATGTCCTGAATATAGTGGGGAGGATCAAGCTATTTGTGCTATTGGCCTTGCTAAATCTAAACCTGGTGTTTTTGTTGAAGCTATTCAGTATCTTTTAATTTTGGCAACACTTGTTCAG AATAATGTGGAGTTAGATTAG
- the LOC101297209 gene encoding uncharacterized protein LOC101297209: MGSKIIKSIILDKLRENPNKKAIDIYHEIKSDYGMEVSYRTAWYGKERARESVLGGDADSYAQLVWFVVKKQWNQTLALLSRLNMNLKLTGLYPVAYAISETESNWRFFLQCVSEVLSRYPMRQVTFISDQNPGLLSAYPHVFPNNPHGFCFRHLVENLSKKYPSQSPLHKSVPYLFMCCAYSRTPDSYETNLAKLKEEGGSIVEDFLKDLPKESWCSAFFNEERFGEMTNNLAETFNNWMGDLKSLPIYDLNEGIRTKSMERIAEQKEGSKEWVTILCPNMEKKLINNLAVGRHWRVMRSDTYVYEYQCQKYRVMVNLGEDFICSCREWKCHGFPCSHALVAIQQHGVSPYLYVSPYYKVDKFRETYSHTINPIPSISMPVDLSRSSFPLQPPLTKRLVGRPKTRSYIDGYSSYIDGFKFFLAVTCKVTILLLDVSFF; encoded by the exons ATGGGTTCCAAGATTATAAAGTCTATAATCCTTGATAAGCTTCGTGAGAATCCTAATAAGAAGGCTATAGATATATACCATGAGATAAAGTCAGATTATGGGATGGAGGTATCTTATCGTACGGCTTGGTACGGTAAAGAGCGTGCTAGAGAATCTGTTCTTGGTGGTGATGCTGATTCTTATGCTCAGTTAGTTTGGTTTGTGGTCAAAAAGCAGTGGAATCAAACCCTGGCTCTACTATCAAGATTGAATATGAACCTGAAACTCACAG GTTTATATCCAGTTGCTTATGCTATTTCTGAAACTGAAAGTAATTGGAGATTTTTCCTTCAGTGTGTATCTGAAGTGTTGTCAAGATACCCTATGAGGCAGGTGACATTCATTTCTGATCAGAATCCTGGTCTTCTTAGTGCATATCCGCATGTCTTTCCCAATAATCcacatggtttttgttttaggcACCTTGTAGAAAATCTCTCCAAAAAGTATCCAAGTCAGTCACCCCTTCATAAATCtgttccttatttattcatgtGTTGTGCTTATTCTCGCACCCCGGACTCGTATGAGACCAACCTTGCAAAATTGAAGGAGGAAGGGGGTTCTATTGTTGAAGATTTTCTAAAGGACCTTCCCAAGGAGAGCTGGTGTTCGGCTTTTTTTAACGAGGAGAGGTTTGGTGAAATGACCAACAATTTGGCCGAGACTTTTAACAATTGGATGGGGGATTTGAAGAGTCTTCCTATTTATGATCTGAATGAAGGTATTAGAACCAAGTCTATGGAGAGAATTGCTGAGCAGAAGGAAGGGTCAAAGGAATGGGTCACTATTTTGTGTCCAAacatggaaaagaaattgattaaTAACTTGGCGGTTGGGCGACATTGGCGAGTTATGAGATCTGATACATATGTTTATGAATATCAGTGTCAAAAGTACAGGGTAATGGTGAACTTGGGAGAGGATTTCATTTGTTCGTGTAGGGAATGGAAATGTCATGGTTTTCCTTGTTCACATGCCCTTGTTGCAATTCAGCAACATGGTGTCTCTCCTTACTTATATGTCAGCCCTTACTATAAG GTGGATAAATTCCGAGAAACCTACTCTCACACCATTAACCCAATCCCTTCCATTTCAATGCCTGTTGATCTTTCTCGATCGTCATTTCCATTGCAGCCTCCTTTGACTAAAAGACTTGTTGGAAGGCCAAAAACAAGAAG CTACATTGATGGATACAGTAGTTACATTGATGGATTCAAGTTCTTTTTAGCAGTTACATGCAAAGTTACAATTCTGCTGTTggatgtttcatttttttag
- the LOC101297502 gene encoding trigger factor-like, protein MASMITVPSNFPALRLPTRFPVRKYNCTCVVAYQNATKMGLFISQHSLFTRAHEIGSARLSRPIYAAGLEASIAEETLLRLKTTKIVVESQDDNIIQVRVDVSGDETQKVFDQVLTNLARTAPPVPGFRRQKGGKTSKVPKSFLLDILGKERVTNFVIQELVSSALADYVKQENLTVKENKINTTQSAEELQSSFTPGNEFGFNATIELEKAEMEKPSDE, encoded by the exons ATGGCGTCGATGATAACAGTTCCGTCAAATTTTCCCGCCCTTCGACTTCCCACG cGTTTTCCTGTGAGAAAATACAACTGCACTTGTGTTGTTGCTTATCAAAATGCAACTAAAATGGGGTTATTTATCTCTCAACATAGTCTCTTCACGCG tgCGCATGAGATTGGTTCTGCACGCTTATCCAGGCCGATATACGCAGCGG GTTTAGAGGCGTCTATTGCAGAAGAAACTCTTTTAAGGTTGAAAACCACAAAGATTGTTGTCGAGTCCCAAGATGACAATATTATACAA GTTAGAGTGGACGTGTCTGGGGATGAAACACAAAAAGTTTTTGATCAGGTTTTGACAAATTTGGCACGCACAGCTCCACCAGTTCCAGGATTTCGCAGACAAAAAGGAG gaaaaacatcaaaG GTCCCAAAAAGTTTTCTCTTGGATATACTTGGTAAAGAGCGTGTCACAAACTTTGTTATACAAGAATTAGTAAGCTCTGCTTTGGCTGATTATGTAAAGCAG GAAAATCTGACTGTGAAGGAAAACAAGATCAATACCACCCAATCGGCAGAAGAACTGCAATCATCGTTCACCCCAGGGAATGAATTTGGATTCAATGCTACAATTGAGCTTGAAAAGGCAGAAATGGAAAAGCCAAGCGATGAATAA